The Vitis vinifera cultivar Pinot Noir 40024 chromosome 3, ASM3070453v1 region aaTGATGATTGAATCGAAAAAGTTGTTGTTTCACGGTTTGTTGATCGAATCGATGGTTAGACCAGGGTGGAAACGATgatttcataaataataatttatatataatataaaattttaaataattataataaattaaaattatatataattaaaaattttaataatattttatttttatatttgatatatcaaattcaATGATGAAgccaaatataaatatatcaatattttaaaatttattaaatagaacatttataatatttaaatataaagatatatttaaaatataaaaaattataatatttaattttacttgcatgtcttttgtattttattattttgaaattattatattaattaatttatattatttttttaattacattatataattattataaaaataaatgtgaaagtgttttatatttttatacaataaaaatttgaaaaaaaaaatttaattttgttctatatttttatttgcaaataTAATACAATGAAAAATTTTGATAACTTAATGGTTAAGGTTTAATTTTTACACCTAAAGGTCCTAACTCAAGCTCTCCAACTTGCAAAAATCTTTTCTTCTCACTAATTAATCCTACATGAAAATGGATATGAGGTCCTCATAGAGTGATTCGGTTCTCTTAGAAAATGTTATTGTTTTGGTATAAAATGCatcaaaatgtatttttttaattaatttttttttggctttaaaaataaataaataaaagattgaATAGTTCGATTTAGAGGAAACTAACTAGTTTGTCCATTTCACCGGTTCAACGATCGATTCGATTCCGGTTCAACCCTTAATCAACTCAATTAATCGAACCGGACCAACCGATCACAGTCGGTCcgattcaatttttaaaaccatagtcACATATGATATCATTATTTGACAAGTGAATAGagcatttttaaaaactaaccGCTATGTtcgatttttgaaaaatatgaaaaaaaaatcaaataattatttttatatgcttcttcaaattaatatcatttatatttcttattatgaataatttaaaaaatatacaaatttataattttttttaatttttttttcatacaaaattaaatattagaaaactattctctttaatatttttattggattttGGATTATACTctttcctttgaaaaaaaaaaatagtgatgaCATGTTACACATCTAACAATGTGGTATAAAGTTCCGAGAATAAAtggatttaaaatgaataataattttacagGGTAAACTAAATATGTTTAGTCATCATGGTCGACAAtgttttcaaagtcaaaaataaataaataaataggagaaaataataatgataataataataataataataactttggCCAATACTTAACGGCTGATTAGTCAAAGTTCACATGGATGACTTTTAGGACCAAAGTCAAATAAGAATGGTCCTGCTTTTTTCCTGGAATTGAAGCAAAGAGGAAGTTTCAGAGCAAAAAGACCCGCCCATGAGCTCACTCCCCCACCTACCACCGCCCAAACCTCCGCCGCGAAATGAGACGCAAAAACTATGTGCGCGCATTTGTAACCACCCCAGTCCACAACACGTGAAGGCCCCCAGGAGACCGCCTCGTTGACGCCGGGAGTGCGCACAGCGCCCTGTCCCCTTGACCACCACGTGCGAGCTCTAGCTAGCTAGCCTGGGCATGGTGACTTTGACCGCAACACCCAGATGCTGATGAGCTTCCACCACCCTTCCTTCATATTTCACCTCCCCACGTTTCCTCCACTTTGCCCctatatctttttcttttccttttccctttccttttctttttcgaATGAGGTGTAAGCAGCGAGAAAGAACTAAGAAGATGGATTTTCTTTTGGGTACCGACTACCGACACAGGATTTGGTCGGGACAAGGGTTTCGTGAGGTCACCTTCGTGATGATGGCGGGTTTGATTCGATGGGTCGTTTTCTGGTTTTGTAAAAAATGGATTATGAACATGCAGCACTATCATCACTTTCGACTTCTGAGTCGTATGGTTGGCCCTAATCTTCCTCTCTCCCACCCACATTCAACGTCAGGTGTGTGAGAAATGAGAATATCTCTTTAAAAGTTTCCGAGGCAAATTCTCAGCAGGATCCCAATAGAGCATTTAATTAGGTGTGGAAGCAAATTAAATCCATTCAAACCATGTTTAACATGTTTAAATATCAGAAAAccgtttttcatttttaaaaataaaaaatataatatatcttaaaaacgtattttattaatttttgtttattttctaatatcgattttaaaaataattattttgaaagtaCTTAGAAAAACTCgaagaattattgaaaataaaaagtatgtataagatttattttaaaaaaaaatattaaacttttaaaaaataaattaaaaacattccAATTAAATTGACTTTTGTTTTAtagaactattttttgaaaacatgtttcggaaaaaaaaaaaaaaacctatattttcttttcttgtttttttttttttttttgtctaactTTTATGTTTCTTCAAGTGAAAAAAAGGGAGAGCTAAAGAGAGTTTCAAACTAAGAGTTCTTCACAAATTTTAATTGTCTTAATCATTAAGCTTAGTAGGCCACTAGGGATTGCATCGGAACTCAATGAGTTGATGAGGGTAAATTTTGGGTATGACGTCAGCTTAGGCTAAAGTTTTCCTCAAAATCTAAAGTTAAATAATATACCAACAATCTACTTttgaatttacattaaaaatttgaccctaaaataatttaattaaaatttttaatacttcattttttgttaataataagacgttatttaattatcaaagaaaaatggatCCATTTAGCACATTTCAAGtctttttttaatgtaatatttCACAATTTTAGGTGTTGGGGACAAGTTTATAATTTAACATCGGCATCATAAGATTCATAACTATCATTTATGACCACTAATTGCAACATGATTCAATACCaagttttattgttttatattaattcaaattgaactgtatatttatacttttattcaACGGTTTAGATTTTACTATATATTTCAAcaatttaaatcatttatttgGTATGATATTAGGGACGTCAAATTAATGGGTTTATAATAGGTCCCTAACCTTGATCTCTCtgtccaaaaaaataataataaagtaggATGGAACGAAACACgataatatttgaatttgactgattttttttaaataaaataaaataaaatctcaaaatcaTTCATAAGTCATTTATCTTTATCCAAATCCATTTTACTATGAATGAGATGGAACAGATAATTAAtctaaaaatttaagataattatatcatatatggTTGCAGATTGATATCATATCCTTTCAAATGCTTTTAATGTCAATTTCATAATACATGTTCTCAAATAGTACTTCTTAACATTAaagtataaatataataaattcatcGAATTGCTTCAAGAGCAAGATACGTACATTGACAATTTGACGGGCCTAATCTCTTTGGAATCACTAAAAGAATCAAATCCattgaatatatttatattttcaaaaacataatCAACAAATCTTAGCAAAAAACCAAACAATATCCCACATTAAAGCAATGTAGATGCCATTAGTAGCATTCACTTGAAGAAATCTATGAAGTGATTAGAGGTGTGGAAGAAACCAACGAGCACCTAACATCCCCTTGGCCCATGACCATATGATGCCTCTCTGTAAAGTAAGAAAAAAGAACTAGAAAGATTCATGCACCTCAAGACTTCAAATAATTGGAACAAGGATTTGTTGAGAAGATagatatatacaaaaatatatataaaaaaaatgttgaaacaTGGGAAGAGGCTATTATGGTCTTGTGTTTGATCaattcaaaacaagaaaataagcAATGGAACCCATcatgaaaaaagtgaaaataagcTCAACCTTGTCTCACCCATCAACCCATTCCCTCCCTTCAATGGGTGGGCCAAGTCCCTCAATATGCCTCAACAAGCAAAAAGTGAGTCCCCACCTTTATTGCCTTTtgctagtttttttttctcatgggTCAAGCCCTCTAAAGCCAAGTTTCCCATAAAAAAACCTAACCATCAAGGCAAAAACTATAGTGGACAAGTGGAATCCCTTTTTGtggttttctcttcttttttttcttaatattttttttttgcaaaatccAAGAttctttagttttaaaaaatgtttttaacaacaTCACTTGaatcacttatagtgtttttcgaaaaaatatttttcaaaaaacacttacataaaaaatactttcattaaaaacattttatataaaaatgctACATGTACtctaattttattatgaattaattaattaaaagccatataataatttttaaatttgtaaagttgaccaattccatatttttacttcaaaaataactcatttctTGATATAAATTTAGttgtaattttgaaaaaaaaacatatttttataagaaaaaaataaaagtaattctatttttaaaaaattataaaaaaaatgaaggtgtAGACTGGGTTTTTACCAACTTTTTAATCAAACaactaatttattattatctctTACATGAATGTTGGTTTGACGGTTGAAATTTTTTGTGAATGCCACCAAATCTTGTCACCAAATGGTCTTCAAAACCAACAAGAAACCATGGCGTGAATGTTGGTGCACGTTATAGcaattttattttgagttaAATTGACTTCAAGGGAGGTTtgcacattttaaaaaaatctagaatcccattaaattaatgaatttgGTCAAACCACAGCACTACTTCAATACCAAAATTGAtacttcttttgaaaaattattgtcCTAAACACAAAAATCTATGATCATTTAAGAGCTTATAGAGAAAATACTACCCATTTTATTTTgtaccccaaaaaaaaaaaaaaaaaattgatagcaTATGAGAATATTATCAATGATGCACTTGGTGGTTACCTCAATAATATACctatatttggaaatatttccATGCTCCTTGTGGCCATTATTGCACAATTTGGTTTGACATGGTTGTGCCAAGTGGCTCACCTAGCAtctccaaatatttttatttgtacttAGGGATGACACTCCATGTGGAGTTATCTCaacaacatttatttttattttattataaattatatatataaaaataaataaaaataaagccaTTATTCTTCAAACTCATGATCAGTTGTCTCATGTGGCATCCACCCAAAATTCAGAAGAgaacaacaaaaattttaaaatatgcaataagcttataaatttatatttgtttagaAAGTCAaacttttatttcctttattttttattttcattaaataataaaatatcattttgttGAAAGTGGAAGGAGAGTAAGAAATATGTAAGATGACCTCACTAGAAGCacccatttttaaaataataataataataatatgatattGTAATGTTAGTTGATCGCAATGGACCAACGACATTTGAATTCTTCTCATCTTATTTAATTCTTACagcaaattttttattcattgttaTCAGACTTATCTCTCATTTTGCATAGAGGGTTGTTGATTTATTATCGTCCTTATTTTCAATTTCgtaatatcaaatttattatttaccttaaaaaaagtaaaaaaaaaatcatattaagaTTGCTTAAGAGTTAAAACAAACATCATCAATCTTGATTTTCAAATGCGTCATTATGAAATTAACTTTGTTGTCAAATTTTGGATAAACATTATGTACGTAGGTTTCGTTGATGATGATTAGCATCTTACAATGCCGACATCTAAAACCTTGGATTATGATATGAATAAAGGATTAAAGCAAATCTAATTAAGACGCTTTTGAACTTATCATTGTTAATTCCATGCATTTGGCTGTTTTGGTGCATAGAGATGGATATGgtatctttcattttcattatgaGCTCCATTTATatccacatttttttattttttatttttaccgaCATTGCCCATTGCACATCAGTCAATTACTTTAAATGATGTGACATCATTCAAAGAGAATGAATTATTTCACCATTACCATTTTTTGTTTGGTCCTCGTAGTTATCTAGAAACTAAAGTAAAATTTAATTGAGAAATTGAGGATAATCCACgtgtaatattttaatattttgatattaattatTACCCTTTAAAGCGTGGAAAATGTagtcaaatagaaaaaaaatgaactgGACGGCAgtgtccatatatatatataaaattaaaattaaaaaaaggtaTCCCGAACCTGCAAGCAACATGCTTCGTCCATGGCCATTTTAAAATTCAGTTtaatattgatatatttttgtgtaatttataagtataataaattattaaattaggCACCTGTCTCACGTGCCACGTCTGCAACAGTAGAAGTTGCCCAGTTGGCTAGGGAGAGGTCACTGTCAAATACCAACACTTTTACCAGAAAGGAGCACCGTGGTTGGCTGACGAGTATAAGAGTCCAAGTCTTTAGCTGACGTGGGTGCCACCTAACCCACACCTGCCTCCTCAATTTTCGGCCATGCCTACGTGTCGTGGCCCCACGTGTCCCCTATACCCGCGACGCCTCACCactgaaaatttattttttattctaaccCGGGTCCCCTCAGCTTCCTTCCAAGCTCCCTTTTGTCCCAACCGCATGTGGGCCCATCCTGACATGGAAGATGACGCGGCTCCACACGTAGCAGCCTCTGAGAATAGCCCTATATAAAGGCCTTCGCGGTACTCATCCACCTCACTCACAccactttctcttttcttcgACTGCTGTTAAAGCTCCCTAAGAGACTCTCTCTCCCccttccccccccccctctctctctcaaacTTTGACTTTCTCTCTTTGAAACCCTCTCTCTGCTTCTTACTTCCTCTGTAATGGCGGTTGATCCGATTCTCTCGTCTCCTCTCGGCCCAGCGGCatccgagaaggatgcaaaagCGCTTCAGTTCATTGAAGAAATGACCCGTAATGCCGATTCAGTTCAGGAGAGGGTGTTGGCTGAAATTTTGAGCCGAAACGGAGAAACTGAGTATCTGAAACGGTTCAAACTGGAAGGGTCAACGGTCCGTGAGACGTTTAAGTCTAAAATCCCGGTGATTAAGTATGAGGATCTGCAGCCTGAAATCCAGCGTATTGCCAATGGAGATCGCTCTGCGATCTTGTCGGCTCACCCCATTTCTGAATTCCTCACCAGGTGAGCTTTAACCAGTCGTTGACTCGTGAGAAAGGAAGAAATATTTTTGGGTAAAAATCGGTGCTAACTTGGGGTTACTGGTTTTACAGCTCTGGGACATCAGCTGGTGAGAGGAAACTCATGCCCACTATTCAAGAAGAGTTGGATCGTCGTCAGATGCTCTACAGCCTTCTCATGCCTGTAATGAACTTGTAAGTGGAGAAAAAGATGCGTTTTAGATACTCTAATTCTGTGTCGTTATTGAGAAGAGCGTTTTTCTAAACGAAATTGCTTTCCTATTGCAGATATGTGCCTGGGTTGGACAAAGGAAAGGGTCTCTACTTTCTGTTTGTGAAGTCCGAAACGAGGACCCCTGGTGGGTTACTGGCTCGCCCAGTGCTCACAAGCTACTACAAAAGCGAACACTTCAAGACTCGCCCTTATGACCCCTACAACGTCTACACCAGTCCCAACGAAGCAATCCTCTGCGCTGACTCTTTCCAGAGCATGTACACCCAGATGCTCTGCGGCATCTACGAGCGCAAACAAGTCCTCCGGCTCGGAGCCGTCTTTGCCTCCGGCCTACTCAGAGCCATACGATTCCTCCAACTCAACTGGCACCAACTCACACATGACATCCGAACCGGAACTCTCAGCCCCAAAATCACTGACCCTTCGGTTAGAAATTGTGTAGCAGGTGTCCTGAAACCAGACCCAGAACTCGCCGACCTCGTCGCCGGCGAGTGCTCCAAGGACAACTGGGAGGGGATTATCACTCGAATTTGGCCTAACACAAAGTACCTCGATGTCATCGTCACCGGTGCAATGGCTCAGTACATTCCAACTCTGGACTACTACAGCGGTGGATTGCCACTTGCATGTACAATGTATGCGTCGTCGGAGTGCTATTTCGGACTCAATCTCAACCCCATGTCCAAACCCTCTGAAGTCTCCTACACCATAATGCCCAACATGGCTTACTTCGAGTTCCTTCCTCATGAGCACTCCTCCATCCCCTTGAGCCGCGATTCGCCTCCAAGACTCGTGGACCTGGCCCACGTCGAAGTGGGAAAAGAGTACGAACTCGTCATCACAACCTACGCCGGACTCTACCGCTACCGAGTCGGAGACATCCTCCGAGTCACCGGGTTCCACAACTCAGCCCCGCAGTTCCACTTCGTTCGCCGCAAGAACGTCCTCCTCAGCATCGACTCCGACAAGACCGACGAGGCCGAGTTGCAGAAGGCCGTCGACAACGCGTCGAAGCTCCTTCGAGAAGTCAACACCAGCGTCGTGGAGTACACCAGCTTCGCCGATACCAAAACGATTCCGGGTCACTATGTGATTTACTGGGAACTACTGGTGAAAGACTCGGCGAACTCGCCGAGCGACGAGCTACTGGGTCAGTGCTGTTTAGCGATGGAAGAATCGCTGAACTCAGTGTACCGACAAGGGCGAGTCGCAGACAACTCGATTGGGCCACTAGAGATACGCGTGGTGAAAAGTGGAACGTTCGAAGAACTGATGGATTACGCCATCTCCAGAGGAGCCTCCATTAACCAGTATAAGGTGCCGAGGTGCGTTAACTTTACACCAATCATGGAGCTCCTCGACTCCAGAGTGGTCTCGTCGCACTTTAGCCCTGCTCTACCTCATTGGACTCCGGCACGCCGGCGGTGACTTCTGCTGGACCACAGACCAATCAAATAGTGGCCGTTCCACTAttgcccctttttttttccttttaaaaaaataatgttattgttttttttttcttttattttattttgggctGTCTAAAGTGTATTTTGATTAGGACCCATCAGAGTTAGGTTTTGTATGGTTCAATTAACCTGTGGAAAAAGTATGGTGCTTTTCAGGATGAGTGTCCAAATGAATTGTCCCTTCTTTCTCCTCTCAAGACTTTTTATAAATGATAACGactttatttaatcattatatacaTAGATATTCAGATAtgtttgaaagatttttttctctctctctttctttaaaGGTCACCTCTTGCACGttgattttcatgttttttgcaaacacccaaaagaaaaacaagtctACTTCCATGAAAGAGTAGTTTTCAATaacggttttaaaaaataattttttaaaatagttttttaaaatcgtttttattttttgaagttttgtataataaaatgtgttttgaaatttaaaatttttttaaatatgtgtTGAAATTATTCtgatatctaatattttattttttatcattccatatgttttaataattatttttaaaatagctttcaaaaaatatgtaaaaaaaaataaaagatgtttttaaaaaaaaaaatgtcaaagcTCAagtatattttctaaaacttgtttttaaaaactgtttttaagttaaaaataaaaaataatttttaaaaacaaatttaaaaaatatagtcAAACGGATTTTAATAGACTTGTTAACAAATTCAATACATttagtcttatttaatttggaagTAATTTGGCAAACCAAACAAGTGatgattttatatagaagaaaaataataaaatatgtgtatttttctattatttttaaaaacagtttattctctaaaaaatttctctatttcactttatttttaaaattttgaaacaagtttttaaaaactgttttttatttttaaaagcagaaaacagtttttaaaaactccacCAAAGAGGCTcttatgtttttggtttttaaaaacaaaaaatagaaaatgattttcaaattgccaaacatgtttttatttttttttattttaaagattagaaaattattcttagCCGGcctaaattattaatttacacATGAGCTAAGATAGGGATGTGTTTTTTCTTATCCATGGTTGCAGCTGTTGTTGATGGGAATATGAATTAAATGTGTCCATAAAATGTTTGGGGGGACCTCTTATCACAATGAACTACCCTTGACAACCTAATAATTTCTCTGACTTTTTGTCCCAAAAAAAAGTTCAAAGCCCCAAAAAGCTCTAAAAAAGCAAAAGGGTCACTCAACTCAACAATGAAATATAGTAGGGTCAaatagggatggcaacggggcgagttttttcgggtacccgccccgtccctaatgggacggggttgaaatttaataaacgggtttttaacgggtatgagattttttttttaaacccggggcgggttcgggtattgccccatcccgccccgccccgccccgtttacatataaaatcaattttaaaatttaatttaatttaaaatttaaaattaattttattttactatttttaatatatagataataataaaaaaattaataaaataagttataaaaaatataataattttattatttataaatatatttattttaatgtaattaaaaattttaaaagcaaatttaaaaaaaaaaaaaaaaaaaaaaaaaaaaaagaggaggctaaacggggcggggcggggcgggtttgggaatttcccatacccgccccgccccgccccgtttaattttttaaacgggacggggatgggaattatttttgataaacggggcggggttgggatgggggcgacccgtcccgaacccgccccgttgccattcctaggGTCAAAggcaaattttgattttgaagtttaaaggattaaaaaaaaaggtgccTTAAAGTGAGAAAAATGAAGGGGTTTTTTCTATTGCATTTTGTTCAATTTGTTTAGCCGTAGATGAGAATGCGTCTCCATATTCTGTCAATGGCCCTACGTACATGGGGATGGGGATGGGGATGTGGATGAGACGTGAATTAAATGGCTCGTGACGGGGGCTTGTGATATTGAAAAACATTGCTATCTTGTATCCAATGatatctctctcttttctttttcttgttaaaaaaaaGGTGCATTACTTCGCCATTCTACCCAAAACCAGACACTATCATGAGTTTTGTTTcactttttacaaatttaaaagtTACAATTATGTGTGTAGATGAATCTAATTGGTATAAaaagtatcatttttttttatttagtgaaaaaaTTCCTTATGGATAATGTTGAGATGAGATGTGTGAAGTATAATTATTATTCGATATCATCCGGCACAAATTATTCTATGTGGAGATGTGGAGATGGTATATGAATTAACCTTTGCGAGGAAATGGTAAACTCCTCTCTTATAGAGATAACGTGTGGATTGACCTTTGTCCCTTGGATGAAATTTTGtatataaagatattttaattttgggtATTTTAGAGATTTTATATATGTAATTTTGGTTATTGGTGGTGACTTGGTTAGAGTAGTTTATTAAGATAGAAAAATGCAAAGAGTAAAACCTAGAGATGTGAGGTGTTTTATATTATCTTGTAATATTATAATCA contains the following coding sequences:
- the LOC100250741 gene encoding probable indole-3-acetic acid-amido synthetase GH3.1 yields the protein MAVDPILSSPLGPAASEKDAKALQFIEEMTRNADSVQERVLAEILSRNGETEYLKRFKLEGSTVRETFKSKIPVIKYEDLQPEIQRIANGDRSAILSAHPISEFLTSSGTSAGERKLMPTIQEELDRRQMLYSLLMPVMNLYVPGLDKGKGLYFLFVKSETRTPGGLLARPVLTSYYKSEHFKTRPYDPYNVYTSPNEAILCADSFQSMYTQMLCGIYERKQVLRLGAVFASGLLRAIRFLQLNWHQLTHDIRTGTLSPKITDPSVRNCVAGVLKPDPELADLVAGECSKDNWEGIITRIWPNTKYLDVIVTGAMAQYIPTLDYYSGGLPLACTMYASSECYFGLNLNPMSKPSEVSYTIMPNMAYFEFLPHEHSSIPLSRDSPPRLVDLAHVEVGKEYELVITTYAGLYRYRVGDILRVTGFHNSAPQFHFVRRKNVLLSIDSDKTDEAELQKAVDNASKLLREVNTSVVEYTSFADTKTIPGHYVIYWELLVKDSANSPSDELLGQCCLAMEESLNSVYRQGRVADNSIGPLEIRVVKSGTFEELMDYAISRGASINQYKVPRCVNFTPIMELLDSRVVSSHFSPALPHWTPARRR